The DNA window TATTATCGGTTTCTTGGGTCTTGAAACCTTCCTGGATTTGTTTTAAACGAGCTTTCCTTTCTGCTTCTGCATTTTGTATTTTACGTTTTTTCTGATCAATTTTCTTTTTATTTTTTTTCCTGTTTGCTTCGTTGTTTTTGCTCATATAGGTTGGTGAAGAATAATTTTTAAGTGATAAGCAATAGCCTCTTCAAAAATACTAAAGATTAAGAGTTTAAACAATTTTACTCGTTAAGTCTGGTAAAATGTTTTAATTTTACTGCGTTATGGAAGAAAAACCAAAAGATCCTTTACACGGAAAAAGACTTGATGCTATCCTTGAAGAGCTGGTAGAATACTATGAAGGCTTTGAAAAACTAGGCGAGCAGATCAATATAAAATGTTTTACAGACAATCCGAGTATCAGTTCTTCGCTGAAGTTTTTGAGAAAAACACCATGGGCCAGAACTAAAGTAGAAAGTTTGTATCTTTTTATGCTGAGACAGAAAAAACGAGACGAAACCAGAAATAAAAAATAAAGCCAGCAAGCCTGAAGGTGGATGCGACTATTGGTCTTATGACTGCTAATGGTTATTAATGGGGAAGCTTTTAAAACATAAAATGCAGATGTAGTGGTTCTTTATGCCCTTCATAACTTCCTTCTTTAATCTCCCATCTTCCTACCAGATTAAATCATTTCAAAAATAGTATATTTGTGCCATTAATCGTGAAGAAACTCACGACAAAAAAGAAAAATATGACAATTGAAAACAATCACGTTGTAGCGGTAAAATACATCCTTCACACAATCGAAGAAGATGGAAGTAAGATTCTTGTAGAAGAAACTACAGCAGAAAATCCACTTACATTTTTGTATGGTGCAGGAATGATGATTCCTAAGTTTGAACAAAATATCCTTGGCCTGAAAGCCGGAGATAAAGCAGCTTTTGTTATTCAGCCTGAAGAAGCTTACGGTGAAAGACAACCTGATGCTATTGCACAATTACCGGTTGAAATGTTTAACGAATCCGGACTTCCTCCTGTTGGAGCGATTTTACCTTTGTCTGATAATCAAGGAAACAATTTCCAGGCTTTTGTGGTAGAAATCACTCCGGAAGTTGTAGTAGCAGACCTTAACCACCCAATGGCTGGTAAAGTTTTAGATTTCCAGGTGGAAATTTTAAATACTCGTCCTGCGACAGAAGAGGAATTGTCACACGGTCACGCTCATGGAATTGACGGAACTGACGCTCACTAAAAAATAAAAATGTCCGATTTTTTCGGACATTTTTTCTATCGGCTTTAGCCAAAACATAAAAAAGACGCATTTTTAAAAATGCGTCTTTTTATTTTACCGAATAATAGTCATAATATGCTTGGCATTCCCCTCCGCTGGAGGGGTGGGAAATCTTCGATTTGACGGGGTGGTTTACCACGTTCTCTTACTCCATGATCATTACATAAAATTCTTCTTCATCAATCTAAAAATTCACCCGAAACATAATACCAGCGTTCATGCATTTTCTGGAAAAAAGAAAATTCATGATGGATCTGTGGATGACCATCCTGATCCGTATAATAAGCTTTGAATTCTACCTGGTTTAATGCCGGGGTTTGGATAATTTCCAGCTTTGTCCAGTCATTGATCTCTCCCCATTCCTGCAGATCCTGTTTGTTGTGGTATTTTCGCTTTCCCGGAAGCGTGGTTTCCATTAAGTATTCCCCATTGGGAATAGCAAAGGCAGAAAACCTTGAACGCATCAATGCTTCAGCACTGGGAGCATACTTTTCTCCCGTGTGATAAGGTTTACAGCATTCTTCGTAGGTTTTTCCTGAACAGCAGGGACAATCCATATGTTGTATTTTACTTTAGGCCACAAAAATAATAAATATCAATAGAAACAAGCTTAGCCTAAATATGAAAAAGCATCCTTTACAGAATGCTTTTCGTTATTTTAATTTTTATCTTCTATTTTCGTGTCAATGAAAGTATATTCACTGCCAGCCATTTCCATAGTGAGACTTTTCGACTTATATTTTACATGTGAGCTATCAAGTACTTGATATGTATAAACATCTGTTCCTCCAGAATCAAAATGAAGTTCATGAAACTCTCCGTTTTCGATCCACCATTGTCCTTTTTCCACGTGTTGATCTACCTCACAATTCTGAACAGTTGTAAAAATAAGCACAAAAGTCCCGTCTTCTTTTCTGTCCATGATCCAAAGCTTTTCCATTCCGGCAATCTGCTGGTCTTTTTCGCTGCCTTTCCATAGACCGACCAGCTTTTTATCAATTTTATTGACCTTTGGAGCACTCTTTTGTGCACATGCTGTTCCAAAAGCAAGGATCAATGTGCTTAAAATGATTTTTTTCATAGTTATTTAAAATGTATTGTCATTCCCATCTCACTGTTTACAGGAATTCCCATGCTTTTTGCGGGAACCCATTTGGTATCCTGAACGAATTTCCTGAGTTTATTAATAAAATAAGATGAGTATTTATAGTTTTTTTTGTTTTTAAAGCTGATATTAATTTTTACATCCGAAATCTTTCCCGTTTTATACAAAATAAAGTCGGCAGACATGTAAGAATAAAGATCTTTGTCTTTTCTGAATTCAAAATCAGAAGGATATTTTACATCTCGCCAAAAATCTCTTTTGCCGGTTTTAGAAAAGTCGTTGTAATCTTTATCACCAGGATATCTTGAAGTGAAATCACATTCTTCAAAGCGATAAATCCTGTTTGGATTTTTCTTTACGAACTGTATTTCAGCAACACGCCTCAATGAATCAGTAAATTTGTCCCCAAACCTTTTTTTGATTTCCCTGTCCATTACTTGGCCGTAGCAATTCTGCAAATGTTCGGGAACAGTGCAATACGTAAGGGCAGAGTCTATCTCAATATTGTATTTTTTCAAAAGAGAATCCATTTCCGCATTGCTATTGTAGTGATCTACCATTCCAAAGTAATGAAAAAAAACAAGTTTGTTTTTCTTAATATCTGCTTCCGCTTTTGCTGTTTCCGAAGTGCAGGTAGAATCCCAGTATTTCCTTTCTTCTTTCAGAAAATCTGCCATTTCTTTTTGAGAAACAGAATCCGGAATAGTATCGGTTCTTTTTTGAAATAAAGATTCT is part of the Chryseobacterium lactis genome and encodes:
- a CDS encoding VF530 family protein, coding for MEEKPKDPLHGKRLDAILEELVEYYEGFEKLGEQINIKCFTDNPSISSSLKFLRKTPWARTKVESLYLFMLRQKKRDETRNKK
- a CDS encoding FKBP-type peptidyl-prolyl cis-trans isomerase, giving the protein MTIENNHVVAVKYILHTIEEDGSKILVEETTAENPLTFLYGAGMMIPKFEQNILGLKAGDKAAFVIQPEEAYGERQPDAIAQLPVEMFNESGLPPVGAILPLSDNQGNNFQAFVVEITPEVVVADLNHPMAGKVLDFQVEILNTRPATEEELSHGHAHGIDGTDAH
- a CDS encoding YchJ family protein, producing the protein MDCPCCSGKTYEECCKPYHTGEKYAPSAEALMRSRFSAFAIPNGEYLMETTLPGKRKYHNKQDLQEWGEINDWTKLEIIQTPALNQVEFKAYYTDQDGHPQIHHEFSFFQKMHERWYYVSGEFLD